Proteins encoded together in one Penaeus vannamei isolate JL-2024 chromosome 9, ASM4276789v1, whole genome shotgun sequence window:
- the LOC138862583 gene encoding mucin-2-like — protein MPSTSTQTTIISSTTTSNEAQTTTVAPTTTEGTTTTEVFTTTEAPTTTEAPTTSEATTTEAPTTTEAPTTTEAPTTTEAPTTSEAPTTTEAQKTTEVLTTTEAPTTTEAPTTTEAPTTTEAPTTTEAPTTTDTPTTTEAPTTTDAPTTTETPTTTQAPTTTEAPTTTETPTTTQAPTTTEAPTTTGGPTTTEAPTTTEAPTTTEAPTTTEAPTTTEAPTTTDAPTTTEAPTTTEAPTTTEAPTTSETPTTTEAPTTTGAPTTTEAPTTTEAPTTTEVPTTTEAPTTTEAPTTTEAPITTEAPTTTEAPTTTEAPTTSEAPTTTEAPTTTEAPTTTDAPTTTEAATTTAPPTTSEAPTTNEAPTTTEAPTTTEAPTTTEAPTTTEAPTTTEVPTTTEAPTTTEAPTTTEGPTTSEAPTTTEAPTTTEAPTTTETPTTTEAPTTTEAPTTTEAPTTTEAPTTTEAPTTTEAPTTTETPTTTDAPTTTEAPTTTEAPTTTEAPTTTEAPTTTEAPTTTEAPTTTEAPTTTEAPTTTDAPTTIEAPTTTEAPTTTEAPTTTEAPTTTDAPTTTEAPTTTEAPTTTEAPTTTEAPTTTEAPTTTEVPTTTEAPTTTEAPTTTEGPTTSEAPTTTEAPTTTEAPTTTETPTTTEAPTTTEAPTTTEAPTTTEAPTTTEAPTTTEAPTTTETPTTTEAPTTTDAPTTTEAPTTTEAPTTTEAPTTTEAPTTTDAPTTTDAPTTTEAPTTTEAPTTTDAPTTIEAPTTTEAPTTTQAPTTTEAPTTTEAPTTTEALTTTGAPTTTEALTTTEAPTTTEAPTTTEAPTTTEAPTTTEAPTTTEAPTTTEAPSTTEAPTTTEAPTTTKAPTTTEAPTTTEAPTTTAAPTTTWAPTTTEAPTTTEAPTTTEAPTTTEAPTTTEAPTTTEVPTITEAPTTTEAPTTTEAPTTTEAPTTTEAPTTTEAPTTTVTPTTTEAPTTTEAPITTEAATTTAAPTTTEAPTSTEVPTTTEAATTTAAPTTTDSPSTTEALTTTDVPTTTEGATII, from the exons ATGC CATCAACATCAACTCAAACAACCATTATCTCCTCGACCACAACTTCAAATGAAGCCCAAACAACtactgtagctcctactaccactgagggcACGACAACCACTGAGGTttttactaccactgaggccccaacaaccactgaggctcctactacctctGAAGCCACAAcaactgaggctcctactaccactgaggcccctactaccactgaagcaccaacaaccactgaggctcctacaaCCTCTGAAGCCCCAACAACAACTGAGGCTCAAAAAACCACTGAGGTTCttacaaccactgaggccccaacaaccactgaggctcctactaccactgaggccccaacaaccactgag gctccaactaccactgaggctcctactaccactgacaccccaacaaccactgaggctcctactaccactgacgcCCCAACAACAACTGAAACTCCTACTACCACtcaggctccaacaaccactgaggccccaacaacaacTGAAACTCCTACTACCActcaggccccaacaaccactgaggccccaacaaccactggaggtcctactactactgag gctcctactaccactgaggccccaacaacaactgaagctcctactacaactgaggccccaacaaccacggAGGCTCCTACTACAACtgatgccccaacaaccactgaagctcctactaccactgaggccccaacaaccacggaggctcctactacctctgaaaccccaacaaccactgaggctcctactaccactgggGCCCCAACAActactgaagctcctactactactgaggctccaactaccactgaagttcctactaccactgaggccccaacaaccactgaggctcctactacaaCTGAGGCCCCAataaccactgaagctcctactaccactgaggccccaacaaccacggaggctcctactacctctgaa gctcctactaccactgaggctccaacaaccactgaggctcctactaccactgacgcCCCAACAACAactgaagctgccacaaccactgcacCTCCAACTACCagtgaggccccaacaaccaatGAAGCTCCTACAactactgaggctccaacaaccactgaggctcctactaccacggaggccccaacaaccactgag gccccaacaaccactgaggttcctacaaccactgaggccccaactaccactgaggctcctactaccactgagggtCCAACAACctctgaggctcctactaccactgaggccccaacaaccactgaggctcctactaccactgagaccccaacaaccactgaggctcctactaccactgaggccccaacaaccactgaggcccctacTACTactgaagccccaacaaccactgaggctcctactaccactgaggccccaacaacaactgaaactcctactaccactgacgctcctactaccactgaggcgccaacaaccactgaggcccctacTACAactgaagccccaacaaccactgaagctcctactaccactgaggccccaacaaccactgag gccccaacaaccactgaagctcctactaccactgaggccccaacaaccactgacgcTCCTACTACCattgaggccccaacaaccactgaggctcctactactactgaggccccaacaaccactgag gctcctactaccactgacgctcctactaccactgaggccccaacaaccactgaggcccctacTACAactgaagccccaacaaccactgaagctcctactaccactgag gccccaacaaccactgaggttcctacaaccactgaggccccaactaccactgaggctcctactaccactgagggtCCAACAACctctgaggctcctactaccactgaggccccaacaaccactgaggctcctactaccactgagaccccaacaaccactgaggctcctactaccactgaggccccaacaaccactgaggcccctacTACTactgaagccccaacaaccactgaggctcctactaccactgaggccccaacaacaactgaaactcctactaccactgaggccccaacaaccactgacgctcctactaccactgaggccccaacaaccactgaggcccctacTACAactgaagccccaacaaccactgaagctcctactaccactgatgccccaacaaccactgac gccccaacaaccactgaagctcctactaccactgaggccccaacaaccactgacgcTCCTACTACCattgaggccccaacaaccactgaagctcctactaccactcag gccccaacaaccactgaggctcctactaccactgaggccccaacaaccactgaggctcttaCTACCACTggagccccaacaaccactgaggctcttactaccactgaggccccaacaaccactgaggccccaacaaccaccgag gccccaacaaccaccgaggccccaacaaccactgaggccccaacaaccactgaggccccaacaaccaccgaGGCACCttctaccactgaggccccaacaaccactgaggctcctactaccactaaggccccaacaaccactgaggctcctactaccactgaagccccaacaaccactgcagCTCCAACTACCACATGGGCTCCAACAACTacagaggctcctactaccactgaggccccaacaaccactgaggctcctactaccactgaggctcctactaccactgaggctcctactaccactgaggtccCGACAatcactgaggccccaacaactactgaggctcctactaccactgaggccccaacaaccactgaggccccaacaaccactgaggcaccaacaaccactgaggcacCTACTACCACTGtcaccccaacaaccactgaggctcctactaccactgaagccCCAATAACCACTGAAGCTGCCACAACTACTgcagctcctactaccactgaggctccaacaagcACTGAggttcctactaccactgaggctgcCACAACTACTgcagctcctactaccactgactCCCCATCTACTACTGAGGCTCTTACTACCACTGAtgtcccaacaaccactgaaggtgccacaattATTTAA